One segment of Dama dama isolate Ldn47 chromosome 15, ASM3311817v1, whole genome shotgun sequence DNA contains the following:
- the DUSP13B gene encoding dual specificity protein phosphatase 13B, translating into MGLCHFALALLVLLEIVAQVDTQKMVRAQCGARPRACNSIHFLLLPALPVSHGLQFSQKQHQVCRDRRLEAGSKKCLSEKTTAWAKYPHRMDSLQKQDLRRPKIHGSVRVSPYQPPTLASLQRLLWVRRAAMLNHINEVWPNLFLGDAYAARDKNKLTQLGITHVVNVAAGKFQVDTGAKFYRGMPLEYYGIEADDNPFFDLSVYFLPVARYIRSALSVPQGRVLVHCAMGVSRSATVVLAFLMICENMTLVEAIQTVQAHRDICPNSGFLRQLQVLDNRLGRETGRL; encoded by the exons ATGGGGCTCTGCCACTTTGCCCTGGCCCTGCTGGTGCTGCTGGAGATTGTGGCCCAGGTGGATACCCAGAAGATGGTAAGAGCCCAGTGCGGGGCCCGCCCTAGAGCCTGCAACTCCATCCATTTCCTCCTGCTGCCTGCACTCCCTGTCAGCCACGGCCTCCAGTTCTCACAG aaacagcatcaAGTGTGCAGAGACAGGCGTCTGGAAGCTGGGAGCAAAAAGTGCCTGTCAGAGAAGACCACAGCCTGGGCCAAATACCCCCACAG GATGGACTCATTGCAGAAGCAGGACCTCCGGAGGCCCAAGATCCATGGGTCAGTCCGGGTGTCCCCCTACCAGCCACCCACACTGGCCTCGCTGCAGCGTTTACTGTGGGTCCGTCGGGCTGCCATGTTGAACCACATCAACGAAGTCTGGCCCAACCTCTTCCTGGGAGATGC GTACGCAGCCCGGGACAAGAACAAGCTGACCCAGCTGGGCATCACCCATGTTGTGAATGTCGCCGCAGGCAAGTTTCAGGTGGACACAGGTGCCAAGTTCTACCGCGGAATGCCCTTGGAGTACTATGGCATTGAGGCTGATGACAACCCCTTCTTTGACCTCAGTGTCTACTTTCTGCCTGTTGCTCGATACATCCGAAGTGCCCTTAGTGTTCCCCAAG GCCGTGTGCTGGTACACTGTGCCATGGGGGTGAGCCGCTCTGCCACAGTTGTCCTGGCCTTCCTCATGATCTGCGAGAACATGACGCTGGTGGAGGCCATCCAGACAGTGCAGGCCCACCGCGATATCTGCCCCAACTCAGGCTTCCTCCGGCAGCTCCAGGTCCTAGACAACCGACTGGGGCGGGAGACGGGCCGGCTCTGA
- the DUSP13A gene encoding dual specificity protein phosphatase 13A, with amino-acid sequence MAEASLPQLRGDAEATPCPSVLELEELLRAGKVSSSHVDEVWPNLYIGDAATANNRFELWKLGITHVLNAAHGGLYCQGSPDFYGSSVSYLGVPAHDLPEFDISAYFSSAADFIHRALSTPGAKVLVHCVVGVSRSATLVLAYLMLRQQLSLRQAVITVRERRWVFPNRGFLHQLCRLDQQLRGAGRS; translated from the exons ATGGCGGAGGCTTCGCTCCCACAGCTGAGGGGAGATGCCGAAGCCACGCCTTGCCCCAGCGTCCTGGAACTGGAGGAGCTCCTGAGGGCAGGGAAGGTTTCTTCCAGCCACGTGGATGAAGTTTGGCCCAACCTTTACATAGGAGATGC gGCCACAGCAAATAACCGCTTTGAGCTATGGAAGCTGGGCATCACCCACGTGCTGAATGCCGCCCACGGGGGCCTCTACTGTCAGGGCAGCCCTGACTTCTATGGCAGCAGTGTGAGCTACCTGGGGGTGCCAGCCCACGACCTTCCTGAGTTCGACATCAGTGCCTACTTCTCCTCTGCAGCTGACTTCATCCACCGTGCCCTTAGCACGCCTGGGG CCAAGGTCCTGGTGCACTGCGTGGTCGGGGTGAGCCGCTCCGCCACACTGGTCCTGGCCTACCTCATGCTGCGCCAGCAGCTCTCCCTGCGCCAGGCGGTGATCACCGTGAGGGAGCGCCGATGGGTCTTCCCCAACAGAGGTTTCCTCCACCAGCTCTGCCGGCTGGACCAGCAGCTGCGGGGTGCAGGCCGGAGCTGA